Sequence from the Ancalomicrobiaceae bacterium S20 genome:
GCCCGCCGCGCCTTCCGATGCCGCCCGAGCGGCCGACTACCGCACGATCCGCCTGCCGTCCGACCATCCGCGTGTCGCCGCCGGCAAGGTCGGCGTGCTCATCGTGGCGCTCGGTACGCCCGACGGTACCGACTACTGGTCGATGCGCCGCTATCTGAAGGAGTTCCTGTCCGACCGCCGCGTCATCGAGACGCCGCGCTGGCTCTGGTGGCCGCTCCTGAACCTGATCATCCTGACCACGCGGCCGGGTCGGAAGGGCAAGGACTACGCGACGATCTGGAACAACGAGCGCAACGAGGGGCCGCTGCGGACCATCACGCGTTCGCAGGCGGAAAAGCTCGCCGCCCGTCTGGCGCCGAGCTCGGACAAGGTCGTGGTCGACTATGCGATGCGCTACGGCCAGCCCTCGGTCGCCTCGCGCATGCAGGCGCTGCAGCAGGCCGGCTGCGAGCGCATCCTCGTGTTCCCGCTCTATCCGCAATATGCTGCGGCGACGATGGCCACCGTCAACGACGTCGTGTTCGACGCCCTGAAGGCGATGCGCTGGCAGCCGGCGATCCGCACCGTGCCGCCCTATCACGACGACCCGGTCTATATCGACGCGATCGCGGCGAGCGTGCGGGCGAGCCTCGGCACGATCGACTGGGAGCCCGAGGTCATTCTGTCCTCGTTCCACGGCATCCCGAAGTCCTATTTCGAGAAGGGCGACCCCTACCATTGCCAATGCGCCAAGACGGCGCGGCTGGTGCGCGAGGTGCTCGGCCAGGACCGCGAGACGTTCAAGATGACGTTCCAGTCGCGGTTCGGACCCGAGGAGTGGCTGCAGCCCTACACCGACAAGACGGTCGAGGCGCTGGCGAAGTCCGGCGTGAAACGCATGGCGGTGGTGACGCCCGGCTTCACCGCCGACTGCCTGGAGACGCTGGAGGAGATCGCCGGCGAGAACGCCGAGATCTTTCACCACAACGGCGGCGAGAAGTTCCACTTCATCCCCTGCCTCAACGACTCGGATCTCGGCATGGACGTGATCGAGCATGTCGTGCGGCGGGAATTGATGGGGTGGGTGTGAGGGGAGGGCCGAGCGCCGTTGTTCGACAGGGATATTCGCGATACGATCATTGAATATTCATCCTGTGTCCGGGAGGGCGTCATGCCGCTCTACATCAGGGACGATGCCGTCGATGCGCTCGCGGTCGAAGTTCAGAAAGCGACCGGCGCGCCCAACAAGACCGAGGCGGTGCGGCGCGCGCTGGCGAACGAACTGGCGCGCGCGCGGGACGAGGTACCGCTGCGGGAGCGGATCAGAGTGATCCAAGACGCGATCAAGGCCCGACGCGGGCCCCATGATCCCAAAGTCGACATGAAGGCGTTCATGGACGAGATGTGGGAACTCTGATGTTCCTGGACGCCTCCGCGATCATCGCGATCCTCGACGACGAGCCCGAGGCGGCCGGCTTCCTCGCGAAGATCGAAGCCTCTCCCACGCCGATCACCTGTTCGGCGACCGCGGTGTTCGAAGCCGCGATCGGGCTCGCGAGGATCGAAGCGCGCAGCCTCGGGCTCGTCGATCGACCGATGCCTCCGGAGCTGATCGACCGCGCGAAACGGGACGTCGAGCGATTTCTCGAAGCCGTCGGCGCGCGGGCGATCGTTATCGACCTCGCGCTCGGCGCTGCCGCAATCGACGCGGCACGGACCTATGGGCGCTTTGTCGGCCATCCCGCACGGCTCAATTTCGGCGACTGTTTCGCTTACGCCTGTGCAAAGGGCACCGGCGTGCCGCTCTTGTTCAAGGGCGAGGATTTCGGCTCGACCGACGTCGAG
This genomic interval carries:
- the hemH gene encoding ferrochelatase, translated to MPAAPSDAARAADYRTIRLPSDHPRVAAGKVGVLIVALGTPDGTDYWSMRRYLKEFLSDRRVIETPRWLWWPLLNLIILTTRPGRKGKDYATIWNNERNEGPLRTITRSQAEKLAARLAPSSDKVVVDYAMRYGQPSVASRMQALQQAGCERILVFPLYPQYAAATMATVNDVVFDALKAMRWQPAIRTVPPYHDDPVYIDAIAASVRASLGTIDWEPEVILSSFHGIPKSYFEKGDPYHCQCAKTARLVREVLGQDRETFKMTFQSRFGPEEWLQPYTDKTVEALAKSGVKRMAVVTPGFTADCLETLEEIAGENAEIFHHNGGEKFHFIPCLNDSDLGMDVIEHVVRRELMGWV
- a CDS encoding type II toxin-antitoxin system VapB family antitoxin is translated as MPLYIRDDAVDALAVEVQKATGAPNKTEAVRRALANELARARDEVPLRERIRVIQDAIKARRGPHDPKVDMKAFMDEMWEL
- a CDS encoding type II toxin-antitoxin system VapC family toxin, which produces MFLDASAIIAILDDEPEAAGFLAKIEASPTPITCSATAVFEAAIGLARIEARSLGLVDRPMPPELIDRAKRDVERFLEAVGARAIVIDLALGAAAIDAARTYGRFVGHPARLNFGDCFAYACAKGTGVPLLFKGEDFGSTDVEIA